A window of Bacteroidota bacterium contains these coding sequences:
- a CDS encoding gamma carbonic anhydrase family protein has translation MIYTFNGITPTYDGTNFIAPSADVMGDVVLGAYTSVWFNVTIRGDIHRIRIGRESNIQDNAVVHITSNTGPVSIGNRVTIGHGAIIHACTIEDNVLIGMGAIVLDNAVIGEGSIVGAGALVTGRTIVPPGSMVLGSPAKVVRPLKEEEIAGIGKFADSYLQNSKAFRNGGLVPKN, from the coding sequence ATGATCTACACCTTCAACGGCATCACGCCCACCTACGACGGCACCAACTTCATCGCCCCTTCAGCGGACGTGATGGGGGATGTTGTACTCGGTGCTTACACAAGCGTATGGTTTAACGTCACCATTCGCGGCGACATCCACCGCATCCGCATAGGGCGAGAGTCGAATATCCAGGACAATGCCGTGGTTCACATCACCAGCAACACTGGCCCTGTGTCCATTGGCAACCGGGTGACGATCGGGCACGGTGCAATTATCCATGCCTGTACAATCGAAGACAACGTGTTAATCGGGATGGGAGCAATTGTGCTCGACAATGCTGTGATTGGGGAAGGGAGTATTGTTGGGGCAGGGGCCCTCGTTACGGGACGCACCATTGTGCCGCCGGGATCTATGGTGCTGGGTTCGCCGGCAAAAGTGGTCCGACCACTAAAAGAAGAAGAAATCGCCGGCATCGGCAAGTTCGCCGACAGCTACCTCCAAAACAGCAAAGCCTTCAGAAACGGCGGCTTAGTCCCCAAGAACTAG